From one Ursus arctos isolate Adak ecotype North America unplaced genomic scaffold, UrsArc2.0 scaffold_26, whole genome shotgun sequence genomic stretch:
- the LOC113257475 gene encoding olfactory receptor 8S1-like, whose amino-acid sequence MVLGNHSTITEFILLGLSADPHIQVMLFVLFLEIYLLTTMGNLMMMMVIMTDSHLHTPMYFFLSRLSFLDLCLTSVTVPKMLENLLSQKKSVSVEGCLTQAFFVFFIAGTEAFLLSAMAYDRYIAICYPLLYGQLMSKQLCEGLVWVSWGLGFLDALINTLMAWNLDFCEAHVLPHFSCEVPSLFSLSCSDISTNFTVLLCSTIIHASGTLLLIFFSYARIVSTILSMSSTSGRIKAFSTCSSHLIAVSCFYGSAFLRYLMPTSSSPLELIFSIQYSVITPLVNPLVYSLKNKEIKVALKRMLQKRLQQLRERRTGRG is encoded by the coding sequence ATGGTCTTAGGAAACCACAGCACCATCACGGAATTCATCCTCCTTGGACTGTCTGCTGACCCCCACATCCAGGTTATGCTCTTTGTGCTTTTCTTAGAAATTTACCTCCTGACCACCATGGGGaacctgatgatgatgatggtgattatGACTGACTCCcatctccacacccccatgtacttcttcttGAGTCGCCTCTCCTTCCTGGATCTTTGTTTAACTTCAGTCACTGTGCCCAAGATGCTGGAGAATCTCCTGTCTCAGAAGAAATCAGTATCAGTAGAAGGCTGCCTCACTCaggctttttttgtgtttttcattgcAGGGACTGAAGCTTTTCTGCTCTCagccatggcctatgaccgctacaTTGCCATTTGCTACCCTCTGCTCTATGGCCAGCTGATGAGTAAACAGTTGTGTGAGGGTCTGGTATGGGTCTCATGGGGACTGGGCTTTCTGGATGCTCTCATTAACACCCTCATGGCTTGGAATTTGGACTTCTGTGAGGCTCATGTCCTGCCTCACTTCAGCTGTGAAGTGCCATCTCTattctctctgtcttgctctgaCATCTCCACCAACTTTACAGTCCTGCTGTGCTCTACCATCATTCATGCCTCTGGAACCTTACTCCTGATCTTCTTCTCCTATGCTCGAATTGTGTCTACCATCCTGAGCATGAGCTCCACCTCAGGCAGAATtaaggccttctccacctgctcctcccacctcatTGCAGTGAGCTGCTTCTATGGATCTGCTTTTCTTCGCTATCTCATGCCAACCTCAAGTTCCccactggaattaattttttccaTACAGTATAGTGTTATCACTCCTCTTGTGAATCCCCTTGTCTACAGCTTGAAgaacaaggaaataaaagtagCTCTGAAAAGAATGTTGCAAAAACGTTTACAACAGCTCAGAGAGCGGAGAACAGGTAGAGGATGA